In Candidatus Didemnitutus sp., the genomic window CAGCCCGGTTTCCAGTTCGGTTTTCGCGGAGGCGAGGATGGGGCTGTTGGCCTGAATGCAGGTGGCGGCGAGCCGGAGATGGGTGAGCTGTGCGATGTAGGCGGTGCGCAGCGTGTCGTCTTCGATGCGGTCGTAGCGCAACCAGAGACGGTAGCCGTCTTCGGCGCGGAGCGGTCGCGCGATGAGGACGGAGAGGATGACGAGAGCGAACGAGGCGAAGCGGAGAAATTTCATCGGGTGGGCGGCGGGATGACTTGGAAGCGTCCGCCGGCTTGCAGGAGCGCGAGGAAGTAGAGCAGCCCGTCGTAGTAGCGCCATTGGCCGGACGGAATCGGGGTGTTCCAGAGTTGTTTGACGAAGGGACGCGCGACGTCCGGATCGGCGGCGAGCCCGGCGACGGCCGCGGTGGCGAGGAGACCGGTGGAGGTTTCGGTGGAGAGCGGAGTGCCGTCGAGGGCGAATTGATTGGGCATGTCCGGCAGGTGCGGCGCGAGGAAGCGCAGGACGCGGTTGCTTTGGTCGCGCTGCCACGGATCGGCGCGCCACCACGCGTGGTCGAGCGCGAGGTGCGCGAGCGTGCGCCAGGCGTCGAAACGGAAATCGCCTTTGCCCGCGCCGAAGGTGTCAGCCGTGAACGGGCGGCCATCGAAGTGCGCGTATTCGGGCATGAGACCGGTGCGCGGGTGGGCGGCGCGGCGGAAGAAGGCGCGGCTGGTTTGCGCCGCCTCGGCCCAGAAGCGGCGATCGGCATCCGAGTCGGACCAGCGCGCCCAGAGTTCGTAGTAGGCCGGCAAGTGATAGGACGGATCGGTGAAGCCGCTGGCGCGCGGCGTGGGGGCGAAGACGACCTGGCGTTCGTGTGCGTCGAAGATGGGCGTGACTTCGGCGGTGGCGCGCTTGTGGAGCATTTCGCAGAGGAGTGATTGCGCTTCGGCGGCGTAGTCGTGCGGGGAGTGACCCGGTCCGTGCAGTTGCCAGCGGTGGGCGGCGAAGAAGAGCGCCATGGCGAACCACTCCTCGCCGTCGCTGGCGGAGCCGGGATCGAGCGGCGTGCCGTCGAAGCGCGCGTGCCAGGCGAAGTAGCCGCGGCGCGGGCCGTCGTGGTGTTGGAGGTGGCGTTTGGCCCACGTCCAAAGGCGGTCGAACTCGTCGTGACGATCGAGCTGCACGGCGATCATCATGCCGTAGGAGAGGCCTTCGGTGCGGACGTCGCCGGAGCCGATGTCGGCGATGTAGGCGGAGTCGGCGCCGACGGGATAGTAGACGCGTTCGGTGGCGTCGTTGCCGTGGAATAGCTGACGCCAGGCGGCTTCGATTTTCGCGTCGAGTTCGGCTTCCGATTTGCCGAGGAGTTGGGCGAAGAGATTGGGCGCGACGTGCGGTGGCGCGGGCGATGCGGTTGCCGAAGCCGCGTGCAGTGTGCAGGCGGTCGCGAGCGCGAAGCCGGCGAAGAGTTTCACGAGACGGAGCATAACGGCAAGCGGGCGGGGCCCGCGTGGCTCAGGTGGAAAGGCCGGCTTTCGCGCGTCGGTCGGCGAGCTCGGACGCCATCTGGAGCGTGAGCGACTTGTTGAGCTTGCAGAAGGCGATGGAGATCGCGCCGCCGGCAAAGAGCAGACCGACGATGAGGCTCGAGGAAACGAAGTAGCCGTGCACGGCGTTGGCAGCGGACGGGAGCTTCGTGTCGTAGCCGAAGGCGCCGGCCATGATCCAGAGGAACGCGGCGGAGCCGAGCGCGAGGCCGGCCTTGAGCGAGAAGCCGATCGTGGCGAAGACCATGCCGGTGAAGCGGCGACCGGTCTGCCACTCGGAGTAGTCGGCGGCGTCGGCATACATCGCCCAGGCGACGGCGATGGTCGGCGCGTAGACGATCGAGCCGATCACGGCGAGGGCGAGCATGCCCCAGGTGTTGGTCGGCGAGAGCAGGTAGTAGGCGAACGAGTTGAGCGCGGCCAAGCCGAAGCCGGCGAAGATGACGGCCTTCTTGCCGAAGCGCGCGGAGAGTCCGGCGGAGAGGATGATGAACACGATCGTCGTCGCGGTGCCGGTCATGTTGACGATGCTATTGAACACGTCGGCGACGTTCGACGTGGCCGCGGTCTCGCGGGTGCCGTGGACGATGTAGCCGAGGAAGTCGAGCAGGCCGGCGCCGCGCGCGAGCTCGGGCGTGGTGAGGCCGAGTTTCTCGACGAAGTCGAACATCGCGGCCTTGTCGGCGTAGTGGTGATAGAAGTTGTAGTGCGCGCCGCCGCGGTAGGCGAGCATGCCGAAGTTGAAGACGGTGCAGGCGACGAGGGCGATCCACGGGCCGTTTTTCAGCAGGTCGGCGAAATCCTGCCTCGGAGAGCTTTTCGTCGCGTTGACGGGCTTGATGCGCTCCCGCGTCGTGAGAAACGTGATGAGGAAGAGGACGAGGCAGAGCGCAGCCCAGATCGTCATCGTGACCTGCCAGCCGTGCTGGCGGTCGTGCCCTTCGGCGAACTTGGCGACGAGCGGGAGTGTGAAGCCACCGACGATGAACTGCGCGATGTTGACCGAGACGAAGCGGTAGGAGTTGAGCTTGGTGCGCTCGTTGAGGTCGCCCGTCATCACGCCGCCGAGGGCGGAGTAGGGCATGTTGTTCATCGAGTAGAGCGTCATCAGCACGGTGTTGGTGATGCCCGCGTAGGCGATCATCGTGCCGGTGCTCCAGCCGACGGGCGTGGTGTAGGCGAGGACCATGACGATGGCCCACGGGCCGGCGGTCCAGAGCACCCACGGGCGGAACTTGCCCCAGCGGGTGTTCGTGCGGTCGGCGAGCACGCCCATGATCGGATCGAACACGGCGTCCCA contains:
- a CDS encoding glycoside hydrolase; protein product: MLRLVKLFAGFALATACTLHAASATASPAPPHVAPNLFAQLLGKSEAELDAKIEAAWRQLFHGNDATERVYYPVGADSAYIADIGSGDVRTEGLSYGMMIAVQLDRHDEFDRLWTWAKRHLQHHDGPRRGYFAWHARFDGTPLDPGSASDGEEWFAMALFFAAHRWQLHGPGHSPHDYAAEAQSLLCEMLHKRATAEVTPIFDAHERQVVFAPTPRASGFTDPSYHLPAYYELWARWSDSDADRRFWAEAAQTSRAFFRRAAHPRTGLMPEYAHFDGRPFTADTFGAGKGDFRFDAWRTLAHLALDHAWWRADPWQRDQSNRVLRFLAPHLPDMPNQFALDGTPLSTETSTGLLATAAVAGLAADPDVARPFVKQLWNTPIPSGQWRYYDGLLYFLALLQAGGRFQVIPPPTR
- a CDS encoding MFS transporter, with translation MSVPVQKLSFVEKAGYSAGDAAANFVFMTMVLFQLNFYTDVFGLSANAAAAILLWPRLWDAVFDPIMGVLADRTNTRWGKFRPWVLWTAGPWAIVMVLAYTTPVGWSTGTMIAYAGITNTVLMTLYSMNNMPYSALGGVMTGDLNERTKLNSYRFVSVNIAQFIVGGFTLPLVAKFAEGHDRQHGWQVTMTIWAALCLVLFLITFLTTRERIKPVNATKSSPRQDFADLLKNGPWIALVACTVFNFGMLAYRGGAHYNFYHHYADKAAMFDFVEKLGLTTPELARGAGLLDFLGYIVHGTRETAATSNVADVFNSIVNMTGTATTIVFIILSAGLSARFGKKAVIFAGFGLAALNSFAYYLLSPTNTWGMLALAVIGSIVYAPTIAVAWAMYADAADYSEWQTGRRFTGMVFATIGFSLKAGLALGSAAFLWIMAGAFGYDTKLPSAANAVHGYFVSSSLIVGLLFAGGAISIAFCKLNKSLTLQMASELADRRAKAGLST